In Phyllostomus discolor isolate MPI-MPIP mPhyDis1 chromosome 2, mPhyDis1.pri.v3, whole genome shotgun sequence, the following are encoded in one genomic region:
- the LOC114490700 gene encoding carbonyl reductase [NADPH] 3 — translation MSSCSRVALVTGANKGIGFAIARDLCRQFSGDVVLTARDAERGRAAVQQLQAEGLSPRFHQLDIDDLQSIRALRDFLRKEYGGLNVLVNNAGIAFKFDDPTPFDIQAEITLKTNFFATRNVCTELLPIIKPHGRVVNISSLQGSRALENCSEDLQEKFRSETLTEEDLVDLMKKFVEDARNEVHEREGWPSSAYGVSKLGVTVLSRILARRLDEKRKADRILLNACCPGWVKTDMAGEYGSRTVEEGAETPVYLALLPPDATGPHGQLVRDKVVQDWRMPSSVLDTQ, via the exons ATGTCGTCCTGCAGCCGCGTGGCGCTGGTCACCGGGGCCAACAAGGGCATCGGCTTCGCCATCGCGCGGGACCTGTGCCGGCAGTTCTCGGGGGACGTGGTGCTCACGGCGCGGGACGCGGAGCGGGGCCGGGCGGCCGTGCagcagctgcaggcagagggcCTGAGCCCGCGCTTCCACCAGCTGGACATCGACGACCTGCAGAGCATCCGCGCCCTGCGGGACTTCCTGCGCAAGGAGTACGGGGGGCTCAATGTGCTGGTGAACAACGCGGGCATCGCCTTCAAGT tcGACGATCCAACACCCTTTGACATTCAAGCTGAGATAACGCTGAAGACCAACTTTTTTGCTACGAGAAATGTCTGCACCGAATTACTGCCGATAATAAAGCCTCACG GCAGAGTGGTGAACATCAGCAGCCTGCAGGGGTCCCGGGCCCTGGAGAACTGCAGCGAAGACCTGCAGGAGAAGTTCCGCTCCGAGACGCTCACGGAGGAGGACCTGGTGGACCTCATGAAGAAGTTCGTGGAGGACGCCCGCAATGAGGTGCACGAGAGGGAGGGCTGGCCCAGCTCGGCGTACGGGGTGTCCAAGCTGGGGGTCACGGTCCTGTCGAGGATCCTGGCCCGGCGCCTGGACGAGAAGAGAAAGGCCGACAGGATCCTGCTGAACGCCTGCTGCCCCGGGTGGGTGAAGACGGACATGGCCGGGGAGTATGGCTCCAGGACCGTGGAGGAGGGGGCCGAGACCCCCGTCTACTTGGCCCTGCTGCCCCCGGACGCCACCGGGCCTCACGGCCAGCTGGTCCGTGACAAAGTCGTCCAGGACTGGCGAATGCCTTCTTCGGTGCTTGACACCCAATAA